A part of Trachemys scripta elegans isolate TJP31775 chromosome 23, CAS_Tse_1.0, whole genome shotgun sequence genomic DNA contains:
- the HEXIM1 gene encoding protein HEXIM1 produces the protein MADPLLAERPQPPPGQSSAAEPAPARSWAAGGAEPRAEESACRAGPPAGAGQGQGRPEGGGAAAEGGECPAGEGQPAADGQSAGPRPAPQCPGEAGAGGRRDRPSAGGEEEWRQPQLGKKKHRRRPSKKKRHWKPYYKLTWEEKKLFDEKQSQRASRLRAEMFAKGQPVAPYNTTQFLMEDHDQEEPDLKTGLYPKKAAAKSDDTSEEDFLEEAADEDGGSDGMGGDGSEFLQRDFSETYERYHVESLQNMSKQELIKEYLELEKCLSRMEDENNRLRMESKKYGGDSAEDPRVRELELELDRLRAENLKLLKENELHRQQEKSLSKFGE, from the coding sequence ATGGCTGACCCCCTGCTCGCCGAGCGCCCGCAGCCGCCGCCCGGCCAGAGCTCGGCCGCGGAGCCCGCCCCGGCCCGGAGCTGGGCGGCGGGAGGAGCCGAGCCGCGGGCGGAGGAGAGCGCGTGTCGGGCTGGCCCGCCCGCCGGGgccggccagggccagggccgcccGGAGGGAGGCGGCGCGGCGGCGGAGGGCGGAGAATGCCCCGCCGGGGAGGGGCAGCCTGCCGCGGATGGACAAAGCGCCGGGCCCCGGCCGGCCCCGCAGTGCCCGGGCGAGGCCGGGGCGGGGGGCCGCCGGGACCGGCCCTCCGCCGGGGGCGAGGAGGAGTGGCGGCAGCCGCAGCTGGGCAAGAAGAAGCACCGGCGGCGCCCCTCCAAGAAGAAGCGGCACTGGAAGCCCTACTACAAGCTCACCTGGGAGGAGAAGAAGCTGTTTGATGAGAAGCAAAGCCAGCGGGCTTCCAGGCTCCGGGCGGAGATGTTCGCCAAGGGGCAGCCCGTGGCTCCGTACAACACCACCCAGTTCCTGATGGAGGATCATGATCAGGAGGAGCCGGATCTTAAGACTGGCCTGTACCCCAAGAAGGCTGCAGCCAAGTCGGATGATACCAGCGAGGAGGACTTCCTGGAGGAGGCGGCAGACGAGGACGGGGGCAGCGACGGGATGGGAGGCGACGGCAGTGAGTTTCTCCAGAGGGATTTCTCCGAGACTTACGAGAGGTACCATGTGGAGAGCCTGCAGAACATGAGCAAGCAGGAGCTGATCAAGGAGTACTTGGAGCTGGAAAAATGCCTTTCCAGGATGGAAGATGAGAACAACCGGCTGAGGATGGAAAGCAAAAAATACGGGGGGGACTCTGCAGAGGATCCTAGGGTAAGAGAACTAGAGCTGGAACTGGACAGGTTGAGAGCTGAGAACCTGAAGCTGTTGAAAGAGAATGAACTTCACAGACAACAGGAGAAATCTCTTTCCAAGTTTGGAGAGTGA